One window of Salegentibacter sp. Hel_I_6 genomic DNA carries:
- a CDS encoding GEVED domain-containing protein, with protein MKKIILVLVLIFSFQTMLLGQDRETSGPVYIDSAQAVPSSAMSKRKLIPPTTDFKIYNPRNRGINKIVPGKGLPNTKDKALQQKMGEIPVKAPRFTFEGASTQATPTDPTGAAGPNHYLNGWNSAFSIFDKSGNQIMEPASLASIGGEFTNETLGDPIILYDEFADRFIISQFSDTPESFLIAVSQGPDPINDGWYTYRFTTNGVLPDYPKISVWGDGYYITTNKNSRSAATSQVVYALERDQMLNGETAQIMSFPLPGIRTNGFYSPAGFSGIGEELPPRGNSPIIYLQDDAWAGVNEDHLKLWLINVNWNNPSQSTISESQELGAGEGVSPFIATFDGGSFSNLSQPGNDTAEIDALQATMMYMTTYRRFPNYNAVVMNFVVDVDPTAAEHAGIRWYELRQQNDGGPWSVYQEGTYAPDNSDRFSGSIGIDAEGNIALGYTVLNDNPQSPIFPSIRYTGRYQNDAPGIMTVEEQSIIEGASPNPNSRYGDYAHLSVDAADGLTFWHNGEYFVGQERKNHVGVFKIAPDFDNDLGVVSLITPQDASLNENEEITIRIRNFGRNAQSDFEVSYSINGGPEVTETFTESIPATGIAEFTFSQTADLSEVGETYEFIFSTNLENDEDIENDTLVESVRNLPPDDVGVTSIDAPGTGENLGTSEEITVSIENFGGEPQQDIPVFYQIGNNTPVREVFNGRLEVGGLEVYSFNQTADISPSGSYRITAGTRLENDFEPGNDTTVRTVANLDCIPEGSDCSFGDGISFFELEDVLNERIPCGNGYADFIGSTATLDRSKSEFTLSVQSLFGDLTDENSERFSLWIDLNDDAVFDDEERLLTSEIIPTAREWHSYNFSIPRDASLGQHLLRIRAGDVDFDGDLNNPCQVMKYGTTHDYSVNIIDSTLDIEDFILNEAELVVVSEENNQFRVGLETNYDEPLRITVHNILGQKMIENELRNETGTGYVDNLDMSFAARGVYLVRVGTRKVGKVQRFIVK; from the coding sequence ATGAAAAAAATAATATTAGTTTTAGTTTTAATTTTTAGTTTTCAAACAATGCTTTTGGGGCAGGATAGGGAAACCTCAGGCCCTGTGTATATAGATTCAGCTCAGGCAGTACCTTCTTCAGCAATGTCTAAAAGGAAACTAATTCCCCCAACTACAGATTTTAAAATATATAATCCGCGAAATAGAGGAATAAATAAAATTGTACCTGGAAAAGGACTTCCAAATACAAAGGATAAAGCTCTTCAACAAAAAATGGGTGAAATCCCTGTAAAGGCGCCAAGATTTACTTTTGAAGGAGCCTCCACACAGGCGACACCTACAGATCCTACGGGAGCTGCTGGTCCAAATCATTATTTAAATGGATGGAATTCGGCTTTTTCAATTTTCGATAAATCTGGAAATCAAATTATGGAACCCGCCTCGCTGGCAAGCATTGGAGGGGAGTTTACCAATGAGACCCTGGGAGATCCTATTATTTTATATGATGAATTTGCAGACCGATTTATAATTTCTCAATTCAGCGATACGCCAGAAAGTTTTTTGATTGCCGTATCTCAAGGTCCTGATCCCATAAATGATGGTTGGTACACTTACCGTTTCACTACAAACGGCGTTTTGCCAGATTATCCTAAGATTTCGGTATGGGGTGATGGGTATTATATTACTACCAATAAGAATTCGAGATCTGCTGCTACGAGTCAGGTGGTGTATGCTTTGGAAAGAGACCAGATGCTTAATGGTGAAACAGCTCAAATTATGTCTTTTCCATTACCGGGAATAAGAACAAACGGATTTTACAGTCCGGCGGGTTTTTCAGGAATTGGTGAGGAATTACCTCCACGGGGAAATTCACCTATAATTTATCTCCAGGACGATGCCTGGGCAGGGGTGAATGAAGATCATTTAAAGCTCTGGCTAATTAATGTGAATTGGAATAATCCCTCTCAATCAACAATTTCAGAATCACAGGAGCTGGGCGCAGGTGAGGGTGTTTCGCCTTTTATTGCCACTTTTGATGGCGGCTCTTTTTCAAATCTATCTCAACCGGGTAATGACACCGCAGAAATTGATGCGCTACAAGCCACAATGATGTATATGACCACCTATAGACGATTTCCAAATTATAATGCGGTGGTAATGAACTTTGTAGTAGATGTAGATCCTACTGCTGCAGAGCACGCCGGGATAAGATGGTATGAATTGCGCCAACAAAATGATGGCGGCCCCTGGAGTGTTTATCAGGAAGGAACTTATGCGCCAGATAATAGTGATCGTTTTAGCGGAAGTATTGGTATAGATGCCGAGGGAAATATTGCTCTTGGTTATACAGTTTTAAATGATAATCCACAGAGTCCCATTTTTCCATCTATCCGTTATACCGGGAGGTATCAAAACGATGCTCCTGGAATAATGACGGTAGAAGAGCAAAGCATTATTGAGGGTGCGAGTCCAAATCCTAACTCGAGATATGGAGACTATGCACACTTAAGTGTTGATGCTGCCGATGGGCTTACCTTTTGGCATAATGGCGAATATTTTGTAGGCCAGGAAAGAAAAAACCACGTGGGCGTATTTAAAATCGCTCCAGATTTTGATAACGATCTTGGAGTAGTTTCCTTAATTACCCCTCAAGACGCCAGTTTGAATGAAAACGAAGAAATTACCATAAGAATTAGAAATTTTGGGCGTAATGCGCAATCTGATTTTGAAGTGAGTTACAGCATAAATGGTGGACCGGAAGTAACCGAAACTTTTACTGAAAGTATTCCGGCAACCGGTATTGCTGAATTTACATTTTCACAAACTGCCGATCTTTCTGAGGTAGGGGAAACCTATGAATTTATTTTCAGTACTAATTTGGAAAATGATGAAGATATTGAAAATGATACTTTGGTAGAATCGGTTAGGAATTTGCCTCCAGATGATGTGGGAGTAACTTCAATTGATGCGCCAGGTACAGGGGAAAACTTAGGAACTTCAGAAGAAATTACGGTGAGTATTGAAAACTTCGGTGGAGAGCCCCAGCAGGATATTCCGGTTTTTTATCAAATAGGGAATAATACTCCCGTTAGAGAAGTTTTTAATGGCAGGTTAGAAGTAGGCGGTCTTGAGGTTTATTCCTTTAATCAAACGGCAGATATTTCACCTTCCGGTAGCTATAGAATTACCGCGGGTACGAGGCTTGAAAACGATTTTGAACCCGGCAACGACACCACCGTAAGAACGGTGGCGAACTTAGACTGTATTCCTGAAGGTTCAGATTGTAGTTTTGGAGATGGAATTTCCTTTTTCGAATTGGAGGATGTCTTAAATGAACGTATTCCCTGTGGCAATGGTTATGCTGATTTTATTGGCTCTACCGCTACTTTAGATCGTTCGAAAAGTGAATTTACATTATCGGTGCAGTCTCTTTTTGGAGATTTAACAGATGAGAATTCAGAACGCTTTTCTTTATGGATAGATCTAAATGATGATGCCGTATTTGATGATGAAGAGCGCTTATTAACTTCAGAAATAATTCCTACGGCTAGAGAATGGCATTCGTATAATTTTAGTATTCCGAGAGATGCGTCCCTGGGCCAGCATTTATTAAGGATTAGGGCCGGCGATGTGGATTTTGATGGCGACTTAAATAATCCCTGCCAGGTAATGAAGTATGGTACTACTCACGATTATTCGGTAAATATTATAGATTCTACTTTAGATATTGAAGATTTTATTTTAAACGAAGCTGAACTTGTAGTGGTTTCCGAAGAAAACAATCAGTTCAGGGTTGGTTTGGAAACCAATTATGATGAGCCGTTGCGCATTACCGTACATAATATTTTAGGGCAGAAAATGATAGAAAATGAACTGCGTAATGAGACAGGTACCGGATATGTTGACAATTTGGATATGAGCTTTGCTGCTCGTGGTGTTTACCTGGTGCGGGTGGGAACCCGAAAAGTTGGAAAAGTGCAACGTTTTATCGTAAAATAA
- a CDS encoding glycine--tRNA ligase, with product MAKQEDFFKNVISHAKEYGYIFASSEIYDGLSAVYDYGQNGAELKKNIKEYWWKSMVQLHQNIVGLDAAILMHPTTWKASGHVDAFNDPLIDNKDSKKRYRADVLVEDYAEKINQKAQKEIVKAKKRFGDKFNEEEFVTTNPRVIRYKEEEKAILERLAKSLTEENLADVKALIEELEIACPETGSKNWTDVKQFNLMFGTKLGASADSATDLYLRPETAQGIFVNFSNVQKTGRMKIPFGIAQIGKAFRNEIVARQFIFRQREFEQMEMQFFVRPGEELKWFEHWKETRQKWHASLGLGEENYRFHDHEKMAHYANAATDIEFNFPFGFKELEGIHSRTDFDLKAHEEHSGKKLRFYDPEMKENYVPYVIETSIGLDRMFLAVFSASLKEEELEGGTTRTVLKLPAVLAPTKAAVLPLVKKDGLPELAHEIIEELKWDFRVQYDEKDAIGRRYRRQDAAGTPLCITVDHDSLEDKKVTVRFRDSMEQKRVAITDLKEIIQQEVDFKTWMKK from the coding sequence ATGGCAAAACAAGAAGACTTTTTTAAAAATGTAATATCCCATGCTAAGGAGTATGGGTATATTTTTGCATCGAGTGAAATATACGACGGACTTAGCGCTGTTTACGATTACGGGCAAAATGGAGCCGAATTAAAGAAAAACATCAAAGAGTACTGGTGGAAAAGTATGGTGCAGTTACACCAGAACATCGTTGGTTTGGATGCGGCTATTTTAATGCACCCAACCACCTGGAAAGCTTCCGGCCACGTAGATGCGTTTAACGATCCTTTAATTGATAATAAAGATTCTAAAAAGCGTTATCGCGCCGATGTTTTGGTTGAAGACTATGCTGAAAAGATCAATCAAAAAGCGCAGAAGGAAATAGTAAAAGCTAAGAAACGTTTTGGAGATAAGTTTAATGAGGAAGAATTTGTAACAACTAATCCCCGGGTGATTCGTTATAAAGAGGAAGAAAAAGCAATTCTTGAACGCCTTGCGAAATCACTTACCGAAGAAAATTTAGCCGATGTAAAAGCGCTAATTGAAGAGTTGGAAATTGCCTGCCCTGAAACCGGTTCTAAAAACTGGACTGATGTAAAACAGTTTAACCTGATGTTTGGTACTAAATTAGGAGCATCAGCCGATTCTGCTACAGATCTATATTTGCGCCCTGAAACTGCTCAGGGTATTTTTGTAAATTTTTCCAACGTACAAAAAACTGGAAGAATGAAAATTCCATTCGGAATTGCGCAAATAGGAAAAGCTTTCAGGAATGAAATTGTTGCCAGACAGTTTATATTTCGTCAACGGGAATTTGAACAAATGGAAATGCAGTTTTTTGTGCGTCCCGGCGAAGAACTAAAATGGTTTGAGCACTGGAAAGAAACCCGCCAAAAATGGCATGCTTCCCTTGGTTTAGGTGAAGAAAATTACCGTTTCCACGATCACGAAAAAATGGCGCATTATGCTAATGCGGCTACCGATATAGAATTTAATTTTCCTTTCGGCTTTAAAGAATTGGAAGGAATTCACTCCAGAACAGATTTTGACCTTAAAGCACACGAAGAACATTCAGGAAAGAAATTGCGTTTCTACGATCCCGAAATGAAAGAAAATTATGTGCCTTATGTAATTGAAACTTCTATTGGTTTAGACAGAATGTTTTTAGCAGTTTTTTCAGCTTCATTAAAAGAAGAAGAACTGGAAGGTGGAACAACCAGAACGGTTTTAAAATTACCGGCTGTTCTTGCACCAACTAAAGCTGCTGTCCTTCCGTTGGTTAAAAAAGATGGTTTGCCAGAGCTTGCCCACGAAATTATCGAAGAATTAAAATGGGATTTTAGAGTTCAATATGATGAAAAAGATGCGATTGGGCGAAGATACAGAAGACAGGATGCTGCAGGAACTCCCCTTTGTATCACGGTAGATCACGATTCTTTGGAGGATAAAAAAGTGACCGTACGTTTTAGAGATTCTATGGAACAAAAACGTGTTGCCATTACAGATTTAAAAGAGATCATTCAGCAAGAAGTTGACTTTAAGACCTGGATGAAAAAATAA
- a CDS encoding ComF family protein has product MFHDLANLFYPKICNCCDSLLLKAEKVICTTCLHQLPTTGYHFDNENATKKVFDARLRIENATSLLYFKKKGIVQNLIHNLKYRKQEEVGSFLGKWLGEEISSHPGFKDIDCVIPVPLHRKKLKKRGFNQVTEFGQELAKILDADFVEDVLVKKSGSRTQTLKKRLGRWGHIDATFMLENAEKIQNKHILLVDDLVTTGATLEACGNKLLKIKNTKLSIATMAITD; this is encoded by the coding sequence ATGTTTCACGATTTAGCAAATTTGTTCTATCCTAAAATATGCAATTGCTGCGACAGCTTATTGTTAAAGGCTGAAAAAGTGATTTGTACCACCTGTTTACATCAATTACCCACAACAGGCTACCATTTTGATAACGAGAATGCCACTAAAAAAGTATTTGACGCTCGCTTAAGGATTGAAAATGCAACTTCTTTACTTTATTTTAAAAAGAAGGGAATAGTTCAAAATCTAATTCATAACCTTAAATATCGAAAACAGGAGGAAGTTGGAAGTTTCCTTGGAAAATGGCTTGGTGAAGAAATTTCTTCCCACCCAGGTTTCAAAGACATTGATTGTGTAATCCCTGTTCCACTTCACCGCAAAAAGTTAAAAAAAAGAGGTTTTAATCAGGTAACAGAATTTGGGCAGGAACTCGCAAAAATCCTAGACGCTGACTTTGTAGAAGATGTTTTAGTAAAGAAATCAGGTTCAAGAACACAAACCTTGAAAAAGAGACTTGGTAGATGGGGCCATATTGACGCTACTTTCATGCTAGAAAATGCTGAAAAAATTCAAAATAAACATATTTTACTGGTAGACGATCTGGTCACCACGGGTGCAACCCTTGAAGCCTGCGGAAATAAACTTCTTAAAATTAAAAACACCAAATTAAGTATTGCCACGATGGCAATTACAGATTGA
- a CDS encoding Ig-like domain-containing protein yields MLKRIPGILLVAALLLLCVQCAKKGMPQGGPEDEEPPKFIRANPENYNTNFKAEEIRIFFNEYVKLENARQQIVISPPINPRPNIIPMGNARKDVRIQNLDSLQENTTYTVNFGKSIVDNNEGNPLPYFKYVFSTGDYLDSLKISGTIKDANLKAPAEFISIFLYAVDSTFSDSLVYKEIPRYITYTLDSSVNFELENLKEGTYQILAVEDKNDNYNFNPKNEKIGFIENYITLPTDSTYNITIFKEELEFQAQRPKFLKGNQILFGYQGKKGLDSLKINLLTPSPAGYESRIVKDRQTDTLYYWYNIRPENDSLSFEVVTPKKRDTLFTKISEAPRDSLTISSEPAGGIEFAQNFKLRANTPITDFNQDLISIRDGDSALVPFNTEMRRLENEIVISFEKEESSKYQILTLPGAVTDIFGDTNDTIRNTLSTKSYADYGSIILTLQNVKRYPVLVQLTNVKGEVQHEKYSNGDNSFHFRFLKPEKYLIRVIFDDNENGKWDTGNYLNRIQPEEIQYYRDTIPVRANWDMPETFTLE; encoded by the coding sequence ATGTTGAAACGAATTCCAGGAATTTTACTTGTTGCTGCCTTACTTTTGCTTTGTGTGCAATGCGCAAAAAAAGGAATGCCTCAAGGCGGCCCCGAAGACGAAGAGCCACCAAAATTTATTAGGGCAAATCCTGAAAATTATAATACTAATTTTAAAGCAGAGGAAATTAGAATATTCTTTAATGAATATGTAAAATTAGAAAATGCCCGACAACAAATAGTAATTTCACCACCAATAAATCCTCGCCCAAACATTATTCCTATGGGGAATGCGCGCAAAGATGTGCGTATTCAAAACCTGGATTCTCTTCAGGAAAACACTACCTACACCGTTAATTTTGGAAAAAGTATTGTAGATAATAATGAGGGCAATCCACTACCCTATTTTAAATATGTTTTTTCAACCGGGGATTATCTTGATTCATTGAAGATTTCAGGAACAATCAAAGATGCTAATTTGAAAGCACCGGCAGAATTCATTTCGATATTCTTATACGCTGTAGATTCTACTTTTTCAGATTCCCTGGTTTATAAAGAGATTCCAAGATATATCACTTATACCTTAGATAGTAGTGTGAATTTTGAATTAGAAAATCTTAAGGAAGGTACTTACCAAATCCTTGCTGTAGAAGATAAAAATGATAATTATAACTTTAATCCTAAAAATGAAAAAATAGGCTTTATTGAAAATTATATTACACTACCTACTGATTCTACTTACAATATTACGATTTTCAAAGAAGAATTGGAATTTCAAGCCCAGCGACCAAAATTTCTAAAAGGCAATCAAATTTTATTTGGTTACCAGGGAAAAAAAGGACTTGATAGCCTTAAAATAAATTTATTGACTCCCTCACCAGCTGGTTACGAATCTCGAATTGTTAAAGATAGGCAAACCGATACTCTATATTACTGGTATAACATAAGGCCGGAAAATGATAGCCTTTCTTTTGAAGTAGTTACCCCAAAAAAGCGAGACACTCTATTTACAAAAATTTCTGAAGCCCCACGAGACTCTCTCACTATTTCTTCGGAGCCTGCAGGTGGAATAGAATTCGCCCAGAACTTTAAGCTTCGTGCCAATACCCCAATTACAGATTTCAATCAGGATTTAATAAGCATTAGAGACGGGGACTCTGCATTGGTTCCTTTTAATACCGAAATGAGACGCCTTGAAAACGAAATCGTAATCTCGTTTGAAAAAGAAGAAAGCTCAAAATATCAAATCTTGACCTTACCCGGCGCGGTAACTGATATTTTTGGAGATACCAACGATACTATTCGCAATACCCTAAGCACCAAATCTTATGCAGATTATGGCAGCATTATTTTAACCCTGCAAAATGTAAAACGTTATCCGGTGCTGGTTCAGCTTACTAACGTGAAAGGTGAAGTTCAACACGAAAAATATTCTAATGGCGATAACAGTTTTCATTTTCGATTCTTAAAACCGGAAAAATACCTCATCAGGGTAATTTTTGATGATAATGAAAATGGAAAATGGGATACCGGAAATTATCTAAATAGAATCCAACCTGAAGAAATTCAATATTATAGAGATACTATCCCCGTAAGGGCTAATTGGGATATGCCCGAGACTTTTACTTTAGAGTAA
- a CDS encoding amidohydrolase, with protein MAQKLNTALIQANLKWEDPQANRSFFSKEIKALSEGVDLIVLPEMFTTGFSMNAEQLAEKTDGLTLQWMREMAKLKDAAVTGSVIITENEDYYNRLFFVFPDGNYKIYDKRHTFTLAKEDQTYTAGKDRLIVEYKGWKICPLVCYDLRFPVFARNTEDYDLLIYVANWPSKRVFAWDTLLKARAIENMSYCIGLNRTGKDGDGYVYNGHTAAYDCLGANLTELDREEVFVKEITLDKKHLEETRSHLKFLQDRDEFTLK; from the coding sequence ATGGCACAAAAACTAAACACCGCCTTAATTCAGGCAAATTTAAAATGGGAAGACCCACAGGCTAACCGCAGTTTCTTCTCAAAAGAGATTAAAGCACTTTCAGAAGGCGTTGATTTAATTGTACTTCCTGAAATGTTTACTACGGGATTTAGTATGAACGCTGAGCAATTAGCTGAAAAAACCGATGGTTTAACGCTGCAATGGATGCGAGAAATGGCAAAATTAAAAGACGCAGCGGTAACCGGAAGTGTAATTATTACTGAAAACGAGGACTATTATAACCGGCTTTTCTTCGTTTTTCCTGACGGAAATTATAAAATCTACGACAAGCGACATACGTTTACACTGGCTAAAGAAGATCAAACCTATACCGCGGGAAAAGATAGATTAATAGTTGAATATAAAGGATGGAAGATTTGCCCGTTGGTTTGTTATGATCTTCGTTTTCCCGTTTTTGCAAGAAATACTGAAGATTATGATCTTTTGATTTACGTTGCAAATTGGCCCAGTAAGCGCGTTTTTGCGTGGGATACGCTTTTAAAAGCACGAGCAATAGAAAATATGAGTTACTGCATTGGCTTAAACCGAACCGGAAAAGATGGCGATGGATATGTCTATAATGGGCACACCGCGGCGTACGATTGTTTAGGTGCAAATTTAACCGAATTGGATCGTGAAGAAGTCTTTGTAAAAGAAATTACACTTGATAAGAAGCATTTAGAAGAAACTCGAAGCCATTTAAAGTTCTTACAGGATAGAGATGAATTTACTCTAAAGTAA
- a CDS encoding DUF1440 domain-containing protein: protein MKVDTLLKKDSFSSAAGRGLMAGIIGGLAGTAVKSLVEHFLPVRKIEQRSAQIKIVDDLSTKITGSPISVQNEELAEQLVNFPIGASVGAAYGYGKRDNDELNLKDGIILGSSTWITTHETSLPMMGLEPKPTDVPIRMQMNELFAHVLFGITTEVVRSTMLKKLNERN, encoded by the coding sequence ATGAAAGTAGATACATTGCTTAAAAAAGATTCTTTTTCTTCAGCTGCCGGTCGCGGGCTCATGGCCGGAATTATTGGAGGACTCGCCGGAACAGCCGTAAAAAGTCTTGTGGAACATTTTCTGCCAGTTAGAAAAATAGAGCAACGATCTGCACAAATCAAAATCGTAGATGACCTCTCTACTAAAATTACCGGTTCTCCTATAAGTGTCCAAAATGAAGAATTAGCTGAACAATTAGTTAATTTCCCAATTGGCGCCAGTGTGGGTGCCGCTTATGGATACGGAAAAAGAGATAATGATGAATTGAATTTGAAAGATGGAATTATCCTTGGAAGTTCTACCTGGATCACTACCCACGAAACTTCCCTGCCAATGATGGGGCTTGAACCCAAACCCACAGATGTCCCTATTAGAATGCAAATGAACGAGCTTTTCGCGCATGTACTTTTTGGGATTACTACTGAAGTTGTTCGAAGCACGATGCTCAAAAAATTAAACGAAAGAAATTAA
- a CDS encoding ligase-associated DNA damage response DEXH box helicase produces the protein MNRDQLTKIAEIWFSNQDWKPFAFQKQTWTAFLQGKNGLLNAPTGSGKTYALWVPIVLDYLKKNPNYNSSHKKGLKAIWITPLRALSVEIEQAAQRFADEIESGLTVGIRTGDTPQKVRAAQKKSMPDLLITTPESLQLLLSSKNYDKTFKNLSAVVVDEWHELLGTKRGVQMELALSRLKTVSENLRIWGISATIGNLEQAREVLLGPNSEAFQNSVLIRANLKKKISVKSIIPEKMEKFPWRGHLGLHLIDEVVPIIKNSRTTLLFTNTRSQCELWFQKLMHKYPEFAGEVAMHHGSINKETRLWVEQAIRNETLKAVVCTSSLDLGVDFAPVETIIQIGGPKGVARFLQRAGRSGHQPGKESVIHFLPTHAIELIEASALQKAVQKTAVEDRIPYLLSFDVLVQYLTTLAVSNGFFPKEIWPEIKSTFCFQGITEDEWLWLLNFVTKGSQSLQAYDEYKKIEIEEDGRFKVNNRGIAMRHRLQIGTIVSDAVLSVKYLKGGYIGTIEEWFISKLTPGDVFTFAGRNLELVRIKSMQVLVRKSKKKTSKVPSWMGGRMAFSAQMSELLREEMYAASASVSSGAAEKSLELKALQPILERQQKESIIPKQDEFLIETFKTREGYHAIFYPFEGRFVHEALGSLLAYRISLLSPISFSIAFNDYGFELLSDQEIDMQQVLDNDLFSAAYLMDDLYKSLNATEMARRKFRDIAVIAGMVFTGYPNKLIKSKHLQSSSQLLFSVFKDYEDDNLLYLQSFRETFEHQLEEGRLRQALERIHHQKIVWKNCEKPTPFSFPIITDRLREKLSSEKLEDRIRKMLKSLEN, from the coding sequence ATGAATAGAGATCAACTCACAAAAATTGCCGAAATCTGGTTTTCTAACCAGGACTGGAAGCCTTTTGCTTTTCAAAAGCAAACCTGGACTGCTTTTTTACAAGGAAAAAACGGACTTCTAAACGCACCTACGGGAAGCGGAAAAACTTACGCGCTATGGGTGCCGATTGTATTAGATTATTTAAAGAAAAACCCTAATTATAATAGCTCTCATAAAAAAGGTTTGAAGGCTATTTGGATCACGCCACTTCGTGCTCTTTCGGTAGAAATTGAACAGGCAGCGCAACGTTTTGCCGATGAAATAGAAAGCGGATTAACGGTAGGAATTCGCACGGGAGATACCCCACAAAAAGTTCGTGCTGCACAAAAAAAATCAATGCCCGATTTGTTGATTACCACACCCGAAAGTTTGCAATTGTTGCTTTCTTCAAAAAACTACGATAAAACTTTTAAAAATCTAAGTGCTGTAGTTGTGGATGAATGGCACGAATTGCTTGGCACCAAACGCGGCGTGCAAATGGAACTGGCGTTATCTCGCTTAAAAACGGTTTCAGAAAATTTGCGAATTTGGGGAATCTCGGCCACGATTGGGAATTTAGAACAGGCACGGGAAGTTTTGCTCGGCCCAAATTCCGAAGCTTTTCAGAATTCAGTATTGATAAGAGCGAATTTGAAGAAGAAGATCAGCGTGAAATCTATTATTCCAGAGAAAATGGAAAAGTTTCCCTGGAGAGGTCATTTGGGTTTACACTTGATTGATGAGGTAGTTCCGATTATAAAAAATTCCAGAACTACATTACTCTTTACCAATACCCGTTCGCAATGCGAACTTTGGTTTCAGAAATTAATGCATAAATATCCAGAGTTTGCCGGAGAAGTAGCAATGCACCACGGCAGTATTAACAAGGAAACTAGGCTTTGGGTAGAACAGGCCATTAGAAATGAAACTTTAAAAGCCGTGGTTTGCACTTCCAGCCTTGATTTAGGAGTAGATTTCGCGCCTGTAGAAACTATTATTCAAATTGGTGGGCCAAAGGGTGTGGCCAGGTTTTTACAACGCGCGGGAAGAAGTGGCCACCAACCGGGTAAAGAAAGTGTGATCCATTTTTTACCTACGCACGCCATAGAACTTATTGAAGCTTCTGCATTGCAAAAAGCGGTACAGAAGACTGCGGTAGAGGATAGAATTCCATATTTGCTAAGTTTTGATGTCCTGGTGCAATACCTCACAACTTTGGCGGTTTCCAATGGGTTTTTTCCGAAGGAAATCTGGCCCGAAATTAAATCTACGTTTTGTTTCCAGGGCATTACTGAGGATGAATGGCTTTGGCTATTGAATTTTGTAACTAAAGGAAGCCAGAGTTTGCAGGCTTATGATGAATACAAGAAAATTGAGATTGAAGAAGACGGTCGTTTTAAAGTAAATAACCGCGGGATAGCGATGCGTCACCGTTTGCAAATCGGAACGATTGTTAGCGATGCGGTGCTAAGCGTAAAATATTTAAAAGGAGGCTATATTGGCACTATCGAAGAATGGTTTATTTCCAAACTTACACCGGGAGATGTATTCACTTTTGCCGGCAGAAACCTGGAATTAGTGCGCATAAAAAGTATGCAGGTTCTGGTGAGAAAATCTAAGAAAAAAACTTCGAAAGTGCCCAGTTGGATGGGCGGGAGAATGGCATTTTCTGCACAAATGAGTGAATTGCTTCGGGAAGAAATGTACGCGGCTTCTGCATCTGTTTCTTCCGGTGCAGCGGAAAAGTCATTGGAATTAAAAGCTTTACAGCCAATTCTGGAAAGGCAGCAAAAAGAATCGATTATTCCGAAGCAGGATGAGTTTTTAATCGAAACTTTTAAAACCCGGGAAGGTTATCACGCAATCTTTTATCCTTTTGAAGGAAGATTTGTACACGAGGCTTTGGGAAGTTTATTGGCCTATCGCATCAGTTTACTCTCACCAATTTCTTTCAGTATTGCTTTTAACGATTATGGGTTTGAATTACTTTCAGACCAGGAAATTGATATGCAACAAGTTTTGGATAACGACTTATTTTCCGCAGCATACTTAATGGATGATCTTTATAAGAGTTTAAACGCTACTGAAATGGCCCGGCGAAAATTTAGAGATATTGCAGTAATTGCAGGAATGGTTTTTACCGGTTATCCAAATAAACTGATTAAAAGCAAACATCTGCAAAGTAGCTCACAATTGCTTTTTAGCGTTTTTAAAGATTATGAAGATGATAACTTATTGTATTTACAATCCTTTAGAGAAACTTTTGAGCATCAGTTGGAGGAAGGCCGTTTACGACAGGCTTTAGAACGAATTCATCATCAAAAAATCGTTTGGAAGAATTGTGAAAAACCCACGCCGTTTTCATTCCCGATCATTACTGATAGGTTACGCGAAAAATTATCTTCAGAAAAATTGGAAGACAGGATTAGAAAAATGCTAAAAAGCCTGGAAAATTAA
- a CDS encoding endonuclease domain-containing protein codes for MEKPNHNRKNLESYRKTLRNNLTPAEAFLWKQLQRRKFKGRKFRRQHSIENFIVDFYCAKEQLIIELDGEVHKNPLADEKDEKRTKKLESFGFKVIRFENKMVFDFLPSVLKGIEDNFKK; via the coding sequence ATGGAAAAACCAAACCACAACAGAAAAAATCTGGAATCCTACAGGAAAACGTTGAGGAATAATCTAACTCCAGCTGAAGCATTTTTATGGAAACAGTTACAACGAAGAAAATTTAAGGGCAGGAAGTTTAGGAGACAACATAGTATAGAAAATTTTATAGTCGATTTTTATTGCGCGAAAGAGCAACTAATAATTGAATTAGATGGGGAAGTACACAAAAATCCTCTGGCTGACGAAAAAGATGAAAAACGAACGAAAAAGTTGGAATCTTTTGGGTTTAAGGTGATACGTTTCGAAAATAAAATGGTGTTTGACTTTTTACCTTCGGTTTTGAAAGGGATTGAGGATAATTTTAAGAAGTGA